One genomic region from Prunus persica cultivar Lovell chromosome G3, Prunus_persica_NCBIv2, whole genome shotgun sequence encodes:
- the LOC18782649 gene encoding myb-related protein Zm38: MGRSPCCDKVGLKKGPWTPEEDQKLLAYIEEHGHGSWRALPTKAGLQRCGKSCRLRWTNYLRPDIKRGKFSLQEEQTIIQLHALLGNRWSAIATHLPKRTDNEIKNYWNTHLKKRLAKMGIDPVTHKPKNDALLSTVDGHSKNASNLSHMAQWESARLEAEARLVRESKLRSHSSLIHQLTSSPSNKMESSSAMVPMPSAAARSLDVFKGWNVGGGWPASKSSNVDLESPTSTLTYNSSEQINVNASASAVVVPPIMQPMIELVGSSGSSETKEEGDHDQDWKSHLSFTSGLHDHITMSLEAGAWTGEVHDHHHGGGGGVSSNVDMADQEGFTDLLLNNSDEVQSLSDGERGSRGDSDNGGGSGSGSGSDYYEDNKNYWNSILNLVNSSPSDSPMF, from the exons ATGGGTAGGTCACCGTGCTGTGACAAGGTGGGTTTGAAGAAAGGACCATGGACACCAGAAGAAGACCAGAAACTCTTGGCTTACATTGAAGAACATGGCCATGGCAGTTGGCGTGCCCTCCCAACAAAAGCTG GGCTTCAGAGATGCGGAAAGAGCTGTAGGCTTAGATGGACGAACTATCTCAGACCTGATATCAAGAGGGGAAAGTTCAGTTTGCAAGAAGAACAAACCATTATCCAACTCCATGCCCTATTGGGGAACAG GTGGTCGGCCATAGCAACTCACTTGCCAAAGAGAACAGACAATGAGATAAAGAACTACTGGAACACGCATCTTAAGAAGAGGCTAGCCAAAATGGGCATCGACCCCGTCACGCACAAGCCAAAGAACGATGCCCTACTCTCCACTGTCGACGGTCACTCCAAGAACGCCTCCAACCTCAGCCACATGGCGCAATGGGAGAGCGCTCGCCTCGAAGCCGAAGCCCGGCTTGTCAGAGAATCCAAGCTGCGTTCCCACAGTTCATTAATCCATCAGCTCACAAGCAGCCCAAGCAACAAGATGGAGTCTTCATCAGCTATGGTGCCTATGCCTTCTGCTGCTGCAAGGTCTTTGGATGTGTTTAAAGGTTGGAATGTTGGTGGTGGATGGCCAGCGTCAAAATCATCTAATGTTGATCTTGAGTCTCCAACTTCTACACTCACTTATAATTCTTCTGAGCAGATTAATGTGAATGCATCAGCATCAGCAGTTGTGGTGCCTCCAATTATGCAGCCTATGATTGAGCTTGTGGGGTCCTCAGGTTCATCTGAGACCAAAGAAGAAGGTGATCATGATCAAGATTGGAAATCCCATTTGTCTTTCACTTCAGGGCTTCATGATCACATCACAATGTCCCTGGAAGCAGGGGCATGGACTGGTGAGGTTCATGATCATCAtcatggaggaggaggaggagttaGTAGTAATGTGGACATGGCAGATCAAGAAGGGTTCACTGATCTTTTGCTTAACAACTCTGATGAAGTACAGAGCTTGTCAGATGGCGAGCGCGGCAGCCGCGGAGACTCTGATAATGGTGGTGGCAGTGGAAGTGGAAGTGGTAGTGACTACTATGAGGATAATAAGAATTACTGGAATAGTATTCTCAATTTGGTGAATTCTTCTCCATCTGACTCTCCAATGTTCTAA